Proteins found in one Pseudanabaena sp. FACHB-2040 genomic segment:
- a CDS encoding CHASE3 domain-containing protein, with amino-acid sequence MLPQLSQTLFRRRLVYAITLPIVLLLLLAGVSILQIARLLDALNWIDHTDRVISQSNYVQKLLLDMETGVRGYLLTGEPEFLEPYEQSSVITGSSFDELQRLVSDNASQSQRIEQIETEYEELSRLIGPAVDQRQQGEVELLSLLRLQKQKMDRLRQQISDFIAVEEQLRDQRSQRAQETTEAVVATSLILALAVGSILAYLIRRLVLGVSSNYEEALQTARQETEATQRSAQRLAVLHDIDRSILAAESSSDLVRGALVHLRQLVASQQALVALFDPSSQHAQILAGSAEAELYPAEGMVLPLEDCASGDELEHPQVRYIEDLTTSEQPLSLYEQLHSRGIRSCLSIPLMVQEKLIGELALAAAAPAAFDEEARIIVEEVAAQLAIALEQSKLRDQLQTYAAELEQRVEERTLQLQEMNQELEAFTYSVSHDLRAPLRTMQGFAQALIEDYGDQIDPLGQEYIQSIIKDSVQMETLISDLLAYSRLTRQEINPRPTQLAAVVQEAQQQLAAPIKESQAQITLSSELPVVYAHHSILVQVIVNLLSNAIKFVQPGTPPHIEIYAQEERQSQQDWVKLWVSDNGIGIAPRYQERIFQVFERLHGNERYAGTGIGLAIVRTGIERMGGSVGVESYLGQGSRFWIALPKAVTASRSSHGSNPEHSAH; translated from the coding sequence ATGCTGCCGCAACTTTCCCAGACTCTTTTTCGACGCAGGCTGGTCTATGCAATCACCCTGCCTATTGTGCTCCTGCTTTTGCTGGCAGGGGTTTCCATTCTGCAAATTGCTCGCCTTTTGGATGCTCTCAACTGGATAGACCACACCGACCGGGTGATCTCCCAATCAAACTATGTCCAGAAGCTGCTGCTTGATATGGAAACCGGCGTGCGGGGTTACCTGTTAACTGGCGAGCCGGAATTTCTAGAACCCTACGAGCAGTCCAGCGTTATTACTGGCTCCTCGTTTGACGAGCTACAGCGGCTGGTTTCAGACAATGCCAGCCAGAGCCAGCGGATTGAGCAAATTGAGACCGAGTACGAGGAGTTGAGCCGTTTAATTGGGCCTGCCGTTGACCAGCGGCAGCAAGGAGAAGTAGAGCTCCTTTCCCTGCTACGGTTACAGAAACAGAAGATGGACCGGCTACGGCAGCAGATTTCAGATTTCATTGCTGTAGAAGAACAGCTGCGCGACCAGCGCAGCCAGAGAGCCCAGGAGACCACTGAAGCTGTAGTTGCCACGAGCCTAATACTGGCTTTGGCTGTAGGGAGTATACTGGCCTACTTGATTCGCCGCTTGGTGCTAGGAGTCTCTAGTAACTATGAAGAGGCTTTGCAGACTGCTAGACAAGAAACCGAAGCCACCCAGCGCTCGGCTCAACGGCTAGCTGTATTGCATGATATTGATCGCTCTATTTTGGCTGCTGAATCTAGCAGTGATTTGGTGCGAGGCGCTTTGGTTCACCTGCGGCAGCTAGTGGCGAGTCAGCAGGCGCTGGTAGCTTTGTTTGACCCAAGCAGCCAGCACGCCCAGATTCTAGCAGGCAGTGCCGAGGCAGAGTTGTACCCGGCTGAAGGCATGGTTTTACCCCTAGAGGACTGTGCTTCAGGGGACGAGCTAGAGCACCCTCAAGTTCGTTACATAGAGGATTTGACAACTTCTGAGCAGCCTCTGTCTCTTTACGAGCAGCTGCACTCTAGGGGCATTCGCAGTTGCCTAAGCATTCCTCTGATGGTACAGGAGAAACTGATCGGCGAGTTAGCCCTTGCTGCCGCTGCTCCCGCTGCTTTTGACGAGGAGGCTAGGATTATTGTTGAGGAAGTGGCGGCGCAGCTTGCGATCGCACTTGAGCAGTCTAAGCTCCGAGATCAGCTGCAGACCTATGCAGCGGAGTTAGAGCAGCGAGTAGAAGAGCGCACCCTGCAGCTGCAGGAAATGAACCAGGAACTAGAAGCTTTTACGTACTCAGTCTCCCACGACCTGCGGGCTCCGCTTCGCACTATGCAGGGCTTTGCCCAAGCGCTGATAGAAGATTACGGCGACCAGATCGATCCTCTGGGGCAGGAGTACATCCAGTCCATCATCAAAGACTCGGTGCAGATGGAAACTCTCATCTCAGACCTACTGGCCTACAGCCGTCTGACCCGACAGGAAATTAATCCGCGGCCGACCCAGCTAGCCGCTGTGGTGCAGGAAGCGCAGCAGCAGCTTGCCGCTCCAATTAAAGAGAGCCAGGCTCAAATCACCCTCAGCAGTGAGCTGCCGGTTGTTTATGCTCACCACTCAATCCTGGTTCAAGTGATCGTCAACCTATTGAGTAATGCCATAAAGTTTGTGCAGCCAGGAACGCCTCCTCACATTGAGATTTATGCTCAAGAGGAGAGGCAGAGCCAGCAGGATTGGGTCAAACTGTGGGTGTCTGACAACGGCATCGGTATCGCTCCCAGATATCAAGAGCGCATTTTTCAGGTGTTTGAACGACTGCACGGCAATGAGCGCTACGCGGGTACGGGCATTGGTTTGGCAATTGTCCGCACTGGCATAGAGCGCATGGGAGGCTCTGTTGGGGTTGAGTCTTACCTAGGCCAAGGCAGCCGGTTCTGGATTGCCCTACCCAAAGCTGTTACTGCCTCTCGTTCCTCCCATGGTTCAAACCCTGAACATTCTGCTCATTGA
- a CDS encoding DUF4174 domain-containing protein, giving the protein MTSKAEHQFELSDYQWQHRLVLVFAPSNDSPDYQQQMQTWQADTTGISDRNLKLVEVLGTGESRVDSEPISPASVAGLRQQFGVPVDQFSVILVGKDGTEKQRSQSPVDLALLFRTIDAMPMRQQEMRSRY; this is encoded by the coding sequence GTGACCTCAAAGGCTGAACATCAATTTGAGCTGAGCGACTATCAATGGCAGCATCGTCTTGTGCTGGTCTTTGCACCTTCAAATGACTCACCTGATTATCAACAGCAGATGCAGACATGGCAGGCAGACACGACAGGTATTAGCGATCGCAACCTCAAGTTAGTGGAAGTTTTGGGAACTGGAGAAAGCCGAGTCGATAGTGAGCCCATTAGCCCAGCATCAGTAGCAGGGCTAAGACAACAGTTTGGAGTCCCTGTTGACCAGTTTTCGGTGATTCTGGTGGGTAAGGATGGGACAGAAAAACAGCGGAGCCAATCCCCGGTTGATCTAGCGCTGTTATTCCGCACCATTGATGCGATGCCGATGCGTCAGCAGGAAATGCGCTCTCGGTATTAG
- a CDS encoding HlyD family type I secretion periplasmic adaptor subunit: MKVPTKIASEAVQLRRNQHEFANAQDYLNADLAKAIRRAPPKYSRILAGGLCVLMGGAIAWAALSKVDEVATAQGEVIPSTRIQPIKALSGGLIQEITVEEGQQVNAGDPLVQFDPTISEAEFQRLKQQAELTETNLARLGAERTGNTRSGNPLQDQLLTSRLREFEARREMALAETNRQLGAVKAAQADLERFKATLGVATTKADGLSKLLVMGAVPRFDYLDAQNEVVSLQNQITAQEQTIYQAQQAYEAAKTEANRLVADRQNEILTQIEQQGKELESLKGQLAQAEEQRNRDTLTASVDGIVYNVKVVEAGATVQSGEELMSILPEGAPLVLEAKVLNRDIGFIEPGMPVKVKLETFPYQEFGLLQGTVESISPNSIQEQELGLVYPARIKIDQTFMTIQEQEVPITPGMAATAEIVTRQKTILSFLLDPIIEHWDRAFSLR; the protein is encoded by the coding sequence ATGAAAGTTCCCACGAAGATTGCTTCAGAAGCCGTTCAATTGCGGCGCAATCAGCATGAATTTGCAAACGCTCAAGACTACCTCAATGCAGATCTAGCTAAAGCCATTCGTCGGGCTCCGCCGAAATACTCCCGCATTCTTGCAGGGGGGCTATGTGTGTTGATGGGAGGTGCCATTGCCTGGGCAGCCCTGAGCAAAGTCGATGAGGTTGCCACGGCTCAGGGAGAGGTCATTCCCTCAACTCGCATTCAGCCGATCAAAGCACTCTCTGGCGGACTAATCCAGGAGATTACAGTTGAGGAAGGTCAACAAGTCAACGCTGGCGACCCTCTAGTTCAGTTTGACCCCACTATTTCAGAAGCAGAGTTTCAGCGACTTAAGCAGCAAGCTGAGCTAACAGAAACGAACCTGGCTCGTCTGGGAGCCGAACGCACAGGCAACACTCGCTCTGGAAACCCCCTGCAAGATCAGCTGCTCACTTCACGCCTGCGGGAGTTTGAAGCTCGCCGCGAAATGGCTCTGGCGGAGACCAATCGGCAACTGGGCGCAGTCAAAGCAGCCCAGGCCGACCTCGAACGATTCAAAGCTACTTTGGGCGTTGCCACCACCAAGGCAGACGGCTTGAGCAAACTGCTGGTCATGGGTGCAGTGCCCCGATTCGACTATTTAGATGCCCAAAATGAAGTGGTCTCTCTACAAAACCAAATTACCGCTCAAGAGCAGACCATCTATCAGGCTCAGCAGGCCTACGAAGCTGCCAAAACCGAAGCCAATCGCCTGGTAGCCGATCGCCAAAACGAAATCCTTACTCAAATTGAGCAGCAGGGCAAGGAACTGGAAAGCCTCAAAGGCCAACTTGCCCAGGCCGAGGAGCAGCGCAACCGGGATACCCTCACTGCTTCTGTAGATGGCATTGTCTACAACGTCAAAGTCGTCGAAGCAGGAGCCACTGTCCAATCAGGCGAGGAGTTAATGTCCATCTTGCCAGAAGGGGCCCCTCTGGTGCTCGAAGCCAAAGTGCTCAACCGCGACATCGGCTTTATTGAGCCAGGGATGCCTGTCAAAGTCAAGCTAGAAACCTTTCCCTACCAGGAATTCGGCCTGCTCCAGGGCACGGTCGAGAGTATCAGCCCCAACTCAATTCAAGAACAAGAACTGGGACTGGTCTACCCGGCCCGCATCAAGATCGATCAAACCTTTATGACCATCCAGGAGCAAGAGGTACCGATTACTCCCGGTATGGCAGCTACTGCCGAAATTGTCACTCGGCAAAAGACTATCCTGTCATTTCTTCTAGACCCTATCATTGAGCATTGGGATAGAGCCTTCTCACTCCGCTGA
- a CDS encoding peptidase domain-containing ABC transporter: MVVSLEVHTQNLPWDELPLAELSSSQQVYFKQTAQFGHHKTGEVLWSTRNPGMQFLILRGKVRLVPQKGKSLLEPGKKVLLKPGDWFGDLLELAGHWDAVAANQDVLVVFWPSLDWYDVASAELRQFWESVRWRYQPFDPKLPHPVAGYPYLFHLNSGAACLAMLTEHLGSAISPKQVQAHLHSEAPADVANAAEKIGLHVQAVLASWESLKELPLPALLHWRQQHWVLVYAVERDRLVVADPTNLRKTCESLPRGVVEAAWDGHLWLVQSLPKAEKFNLMWFVPAVWRYRKLLGEVLLASLVIELLGLTTPLLTQVIIDKAIPQSSLSSLQVMVVGLLGIGVFEAVLGILRMFLFSHTARRLDLSLSSQLFRHLVQLPLAYFESQRTGDTVANVQELENIRQFLTGTSLTVVLDALFTFIYIAVMIGYSPKLTLVSLAVVPLFILLIVGATPLLREWLNESFNRRADSQSFLLETITGIHAVKAHTAQRPTRDRWEGLFARYVNTSFRADTLANVDGHVAQFLTHLSEILILFFGAKLVIDQQFTIGSLVAFQMLSGQAIGPILRLAQLWEDFQRVALSVSRIGMILNTTPEGTAEAGLVLPPLQGQITFEKVSFQYPTAEEPVLRGISFDIEPGMFVGVVGRSGSGKSTLSKLVQRLYQTKSGRVLVDGMDVKGANLSSLRQQIGVVLQDDFLFNGTVFENITFGKPEVSLERVIAAARNAIAHDFIMELPNGYETPIGERGTGLSGGQRQRVALARMFLSDAPILVLDEATSALDAHTERQVLRNLQRFAKGRTALILTHRYSMLRSADKILVLEKGVLVEQGRHEELLAAKGVYAVLYQQQQESDDV; the protein is encoded by the coding sequence ATGGTGGTATCTCTAGAAGTTCATACCCAGAACCTGCCATGGGATGAACTGCCCTTGGCTGAGCTCAGCAGCTCTCAGCAGGTTTATTTTAAGCAGACAGCCCAGTTCGGCCACCACAAAACGGGCGAAGTACTGTGGTCCACGCGCAACCCCGGCATGCAGTTTCTCATCCTGCGGGGCAAGGTGCGACTGGTGCCGCAGAAAGGCAAGTCCCTTCTAGAGCCGGGCAAAAAGGTGCTGCTAAAGCCAGGCGATTGGTTTGGCGATTTGCTGGAGCTGGCCGGTCACTGGGATGCTGTTGCAGCCAATCAAGATGTCCTAGTCGTGTTTTGGCCATCGCTAGATTGGTACGATGTGGCCTCCGCCGAACTGCGGCAGTTTTGGGAATCGGTACGCTGGCGCTACCAGCCCTTCGACCCCAAGCTACCCCATCCAGTCGCTGGCTACCCCTACCTCTTTCACCTCAATAGCGGGGCGGCCTGCCTGGCGATGCTAACCGAGCATCTGGGATCTGCCATTTCGCCGAAACAGGTCCAGGCCCATTTACACAGTGAAGCGCCTGCCGATGTAGCCAATGCGGCTGAGAAAATTGGGCTACATGTCCAGGCGGTGCTGGCCTCCTGGGAGTCGCTGAAAGAGTTGCCCCTGCCAGCCCTACTGCACTGGCGTCAGCAGCACTGGGTGCTGGTCTATGCCGTGGAGCGAGACCGGCTAGTGGTAGCCGACCCCACCAACCTCCGAAAAACCTGCGAGAGTTTGCCGCGAGGGGTGGTAGAAGCGGCCTGGGACGGCCATCTGTGGCTGGTGCAGTCGTTGCCCAAGGCTGAGAAGTTCAATCTGATGTGGTTTGTGCCAGCTGTTTGGCGCTACCGCAAGCTGCTGGGCGAGGTGCTGCTAGCCTCTCTAGTAATTGAGCTGCTGGGCCTGACTACACCTCTGCTTACCCAGGTGATCATCGACAAGGCCATTCCCCAAAGCAGCCTCTCTAGCCTGCAGGTGATGGTGGTAGGTCTGCTCGGAATCGGCGTGTTTGAAGCAGTACTAGGCATCCTGCGGATGTTTCTCTTTAGCCATACTGCCCGCCGTCTGGACTTGAGCTTGTCTTCCCAGCTGTTTCGGCATCTGGTACAGCTGCCGTTAGCCTACTTCGAATCTCAACGCACAGGCGATACAGTAGCCAACGTGCAGGAGCTGGAGAACATTCGGCAATTCCTCACCGGCACCAGCCTAACCGTGGTGCTCGATGCTCTGTTCACCTTCATCTACATCGCGGTCATGATTGGCTACAGCCCTAAGCTGACGCTGGTGAGTCTAGCTGTCGTGCCTCTCTTTATCCTGCTAATTGTGGGAGCTACGCCACTGCTGCGGGAGTGGCTGAACGAGTCGTTTAATCGTCGAGCTGACAGCCAGTCGTTTCTACTAGAGACAATTACTGGCATTCACGCAGTCAAGGCGCATACAGCGCAACGGCCTACCCGCGATCGTTGGGAGGGCTTGTTTGCCCGCTATGTCAATACCAGTTTTCGGGCCGATACCTTGGCCAATGTTGACGGTCACGTGGCCCAATTTCTCACCCATCTATCGGAAATCCTGATTCTCTTTTTTGGGGCCAAGCTGGTGATCGATCAGCAGTTCACAATTGGCAGCTTAGTCGCGTTTCAGATGCTCTCAGGACAAGCCATTGGTCCTATTTTGCGGCTGGCGCAGCTGTGGGAAGACTTTCAGCGAGTCGCCCTCTCGGTCAGCCGCATCGGCATGATTCTCAATACAACTCCTGAGGGAACCGCCGAGGCCGGGCTGGTGCTGCCGCCGCTGCAGGGGCAGATCACCTTTGAGAAGGTAAGCTTCCAATACCCGACTGCTGAAGAGCCGGTGCTGCGCGGCATTTCTTTTGATATTGAACCCGGCATGTTTGTCGGCGTAGTAGGCCGCAGCGGATCTGGTAAGAGCACCCTCTCTAAGCTCGTGCAGCGGCTGTATCAGACCAAATCGGGCCGAGTGCTGGTCGATGGCATGGATGTGAAGGGAGCCAATCTCTCATCCCTACGCCAGCAGATCGGTGTGGTCTTACAGGATGACTTTTTGTTCAACGGCACCGTGTTTGAAAACATTACCTTTGGCAAACCTGAGGTTTCGCTCGAACGGGTGATCGCGGCGGCACGAAATGCGATCGCACACGACTTCATCATGGAGCTGCCCAACGGGTACGAAACCCCCATCGGCGAACGCGGCACAGGGCTATCGGGCGGACAGCGCCAGCGGGTTGCGCTAGCCCGCATGTTCCTCTCCGATGCGCCCATCCTGGTTCTCGATGAAGCCACCAGCGCCCTCGATGCCCACACCGAACGGCAGGTATTGAGGAACCTGCAGCGTTTCGCCAAAGGCCGCACAGCACTGATTTTGACCCATCGCTACTCAATGCTGCGCTCAGCAGACAAAATTCTCGTGCTGGAAAAAGGCGTGCTGGTTGAGCAAGGCCGCCACGAGGAGCTGCTGGCCGCTAAGGGTGTGTATGCAGTGCTCTATCAGCAGCAGCAAGAATCTGACGACGTGTAA
- a CDS encoding response regulator: MVQTLNILLIDDNRSDRMLVMRELRREFAQLQVTEVIDADAFEQALMGGCFDTVITDYQLRWSTGIEVLRAVKAHYPQCPVIMFTNTGTEEVAVEALQSGLDDYVLKASGRYVRLPASIRLALQRQQQEQQAALLEIRLQGLLTRLKVGVFRAGLDNELIESNPAFLEILGAESLEQANMLALLDLRECYRLHKSLPPSQPLEQEVQICRPDGVQVWVLLTTALNTVAGQPVVDGLLKNITERKQAEILL; encoded by the coding sequence ATGGTTCAAACCCTGAACATTCTGCTCATTGACGACAACCGCAGCGACCGAATGCTGGTGATGCGGGAACTACGCCGGGAATTTGCGCAGCTCCAGGTAACGGAGGTTATCGACGCAGATGCGTTTGAGCAGGCGCTGATGGGTGGCTGCTTTGATACTGTCATCACCGACTACCAGCTACGCTGGAGCACTGGGATAGAGGTGCTGCGAGCCGTCAAGGCTCACTATCCTCAATGCCCTGTCATTATGTTTACCAACACGGGCACTGAGGAAGTTGCAGTCGAAGCCCTGCAGTCTGGGCTAGATGACTATGTACTCAAGGCCTCTGGCCGCTATGTCCGCCTGCCCGCCTCCATTCGCCTAGCCCTACAACGACAGCAGCAAGAGCAGCAGGCAGCCCTGCTCGAAATCCGCCTGCAGGGGTTGCTCACTCGGCTCAAGGTAGGCGTCTTTCGCGCTGGGCTAGACAATGAACTGATTGAAAGCAATCCTGCTTTTTTAGAAATTTTGGGGGCAGAGTCTCTCGAACAGGCCAATATGCTGGCTTTGCTTGATTTGCGCGAGTGCTACCGACTCCATAAGAGCCTGCCGCCCTCCCAGCCGCTAGAGCAGGAGGTGCAGATTTGCCGCCCCGATGGCGTCCAGGTATGGGTGTTGCTGACCACAGCGCTCAACACAGTTGCTGGGCAGCCTGTTGTAGACGGCCTGTTAAAAAATATCACTGAGAGAAAGCAAGCCGAGATACTCCTTTAG
- a CDS encoding alpha/beta fold hydrolase: MNYKRLGLLVLASLLIVSSWLGIAGARSNLEVRSLQRAGVPLLYLAPQGARAVPGVLVAHGFAGSKQLMLGYGHVLAHAGYAVMLWDFNGHGANGARLQRDQLQQSLDVALAALLEQPQVDRDRLALLGHSMGSGIVMSAGVRSPDRFAATVAVSPTGANITPQTPRNLQLQAGGGEGRFIANAERLLAQAGGEDTNLAAGQGRELVVVPGVEHITILFSDGSHQAALRWLDATFERPSNSQYVDRRMGWYGLHLLGWLVGLAAVAPLFGQPRTTVKTSSIQRWLGLGVAPLTATAGLVLLGQRLNLQDLGGVQVGGAVGVWFLIAGLTWLAVLGRVPRPTLRTVGLGIVLFGVLWVAFGAMAQVVWLQWWLIPIRLRLWLPIAIACLPWFLASGVVQENIGVSKRILWWLGQTIILVGGFVLTLNFLPQLGFMYLLLPLFPPLMGVLALVAGSLNRSWVYAIGSALFFGWLLAAGFPLSA, from the coding sequence TTGAACTATAAACGTTTGGGGCTACTAGTACTGGCAAGCCTGCTGATTGTCTCATCATGGCTGGGAATCGCTGGAGCCCGATCCAATCTAGAGGTGCGATCGCTCCAGCGGGCGGGTGTTCCCCTGCTTTACCTGGCTCCTCAAGGGGCGAGAGCGGTACCGGGCGTTCTAGTGGCCCATGGTTTTGCGGGTTCCAAGCAGTTGATGCTGGGCTATGGGCATGTACTGGCTCATGCAGGCTACGCGGTAATGCTGTGGGATTTTAATGGGCATGGGGCCAATGGAGCTCGCCTGCAGCGGGATCAATTGCAGCAAAGCTTGGACGTTGCTTTGGCAGCTCTATTAGAACAACCCCAGGTTGATCGGGATCGTCTGGCACTTCTAGGGCACTCAATGGGCAGCGGAATTGTGATGTCGGCTGGCGTTCGCAGCCCAGATCGCTTTGCTGCAACAGTAGCAGTTTCCCCAACCGGAGCGAACATAACGCCTCAAACTCCCCGCAATCTTCAGCTGCAGGCAGGCGGTGGGGAGGGAAGATTTATTGCCAACGCCGAGCGGCTACTGGCACAGGCCGGGGGAGAAGATACCAATTTAGCAGCAGGACAGGGACGAGAACTTGTTGTCGTGCCCGGTGTGGAACACATTACCATCCTCTTTAGTGACGGCAGCCATCAGGCAGCCCTGCGTTGGTTAGATGCAACATTTGAGAGACCTAGTAACAGCCAGTATGTTGACCGGCGGATGGGTTGGTACGGCCTGCATCTGCTGGGTTGGTTAGTAGGATTGGCGGCAGTGGCTCCTCTATTCGGGCAACCCAGAACAACTGTCAAAACATCTTCTATCCAACGTTGGTTAGGTTTAGGAGTCGCGCCCCTGACGGCAACCGCAGGACTTGTGTTGCTGGGCCAGCGGCTTAATCTTCAGGATCTAGGCGGGGTTCAAGTGGGGGGCGCAGTGGGCGTCTGGTTCCTAATTGCAGGATTAACCTGGCTGGCAGTGCTGGGGCGGGTGCCTCGTCCTACCCTTCGCACCGTTGGGTTAGGGATTGTGCTGTTTGGGGTTCTCTGGGTCGCCTTTGGTGCAATGGCTCAGGTAGTCTGGCTTCAGTGGTGGCTAATCCCCATTCGATTGAGATTGTGGCTGCCGATTGCGATCGCATGTCTTCCCTGGTTTCTAGCCTCTGGAGTAGTGCAGGAAAACATTGGAGTCAGCAAGCGCATCCTTTGGTGGCTAGGACAAACCATCATCTTGGTTGGTGGCTTCGTGCTGACGCTAAACTTTCTGCCTCAGTTGGGCTTTATGTATCTGCTCCTACCGCTGTTTCCCCCGTTGATGGGAGTTTTGGCTCTGGTTGCAGGATCGTTGAATCGTTCTTGGGTTTACGCGATTGGCTCTGCTCTGTTCTTCGGCTGGCTGCTGGCAGCAGGTTTTCCCCTGTCTGCTTGA
- a CDS encoding cation:proton antiporter, with product MAGELTLIVEMVTVLGAAATGGFLASRLGQPVLLGYLLGGMLIGPAGFSFITLEGDIEVLANIGVALLLFALGIEFSLKDLLRIRTIALGGGTLQILLTIVLGGGLAYLTGWVETIPKAVFLGAVLSLSSTAVVLKSLIERNEVQTNHGQIMLAILVAQDLGVGLMLAILPALTQPSSVIGMALLMALLKAALFLGGAILVGKWIIPLVVRSLARSGSQELFLLGILVLCLGIALLTSALGLGIEMGAFVAGLMISNVEYADHALDRMLPMRDVFATLFFASIGILIDPAFLLANSWVLIGLVAVTMIGKAVIATGVVKLFGYSLKTALTVGTGINQIGEFSFVLAGVAQQQGLFSSRLYGLIVGTTVATLLITPFLLKATPYMLTWLEQISWFNNLLQLNHSPRLLGLEEELADHVVVAGYGRVGQTLVRMLYFQGYKILVIDNNEAVLQSLRERKIPYLIGDASSGLVLEKARLAQAKAMAIALPDPMATRLTLNRALNFSPDLDITVRAHGNEEIDTLYQLGAQEVVQPEFEASLEMGAHLLLKLGDSTFEVHQVVNRYRNRRYRDILPERAEYWGATDLEAAIEGLLRRWYGLPLDSPLVGVNLAQANIRRSTGATIMAIERHKHLHRYPTGEMTLAAGDRLLVVGSLEAHTTFEKLLKPEQ from the coding sequence ATGGCTGGAGAGCTGACGCTGATTGTAGAAATGGTAACGGTGCTGGGAGCCGCTGCCACCGGAGGGTTCTTAGCCAGTCGCCTGGGTCAACCTGTGCTGCTCGGTTACCTTTTAGGTGGAATGCTGATTGGCCCAGCTGGATTCAGTTTCATCACCCTGGAAGGAGATATTGAGGTTCTCGCAAACATTGGAGTAGCGCTGCTGCTGTTTGCTTTAGGGATTGAGTTCTCCCTCAAAGACTTGTTGCGAATACGGACAATCGCGTTAGGAGGAGGGACGCTCCAGATTCTGCTCACCATCGTTTTAGGCGGCGGATTGGCCTACCTGACTGGATGGGTTGAAACGATCCCCAAAGCGGTTTTCCTAGGAGCGGTGCTTTCCCTATCTTCTACAGCCGTTGTGTTGAAGAGTCTAATCGAGCGCAATGAGGTGCAAACCAACCACGGCCAGATCATGCTAGCTATCTTGGTTGCGCAGGATCTGGGCGTAGGCCTCATGCTGGCCATCCTTCCTGCGCTCACCCAACCCAGCAGTGTGATCGGGATGGCCTTACTGATGGCGTTGCTCAAAGCTGCGCTCTTTCTGGGCGGAGCTATCCTGGTCGGGAAGTGGATCATTCCTCTAGTAGTGCGATCGCTGGCCCGCAGCGGTTCCCAGGAGTTATTTTTATTGGGGATTCTGGTTCTCTGCTTAGGAATTGCCCTCCTCACCTCTGCACTGGGTTTGGGGATCGAAATGGGCGCGTTTGTTGCTGGATTAATGATTTCTAATGTGGAGTATGCCGATCACGCTTTAGATCGGATGCTTCCCATGCGGGATGTGTTTGCGACACTATTTTTTGCATCTATTGGCATTCTGATCGATCCCGCCTTTTTGCTGGCCAATAGTTGGGTCTTAATCGGGTTAGTTGCCGTCACAATGATTGGCAAAGCAGTGATTGCGACAGGAGTCGTGAAACTGTTTGGTTATTCCCTCAAAACAGCGTTGACCGTCGGCACGGGGATTAACCAAATCGGGGAGTTTTCCTTTGTGTTGGCGGGCGTGGCACAACAACAAGGTCTTTTCTCGTCCCGCCTGTATGGGCTGATAGTAGGAACCACAGTAGCGACACTTTTGATTACGCCGTTTCTGCTGAAGGCCACGCCCTATATGCTGACTTGGCTAGAACAGATCTCCTGGTTCAACAATCTTCTCCAGTTGAACCACTCCCCACGCCTCCTTGGGCTGGAGGAAGAACTAGCCGATCATGTAGTCGTTGCAGGATACGGCAGAGTTGGGCAAACCCTGGTGCGAATGCTGTATTTTCAGGGCTATAAAATTTTGGTGATTGACAACAATGAGGCAGTGCTGCAGTCCCTTCGAGAACGAAAAATTCCCTACCTGATTGGTGATGCGTCTAGCGGGCTAGTTTTAGAAAAAGCACGTCTAGCCCAAGCAAAAGCTATGGCGATCGCTCTGCCTGACCCGATGGCAACCCGTCTCACCTTGAACCGGGCGTTGAATTTTTCCCCAGACCTAGATATCACTGTGCGGGCGCATGGCAATGAAGAGATTGATACTCTTTACCAGCTCGGAGCCCAGGAAGTAGTACAGCCGGAGTTTGAAGCCTCTTTAGAAATGGGGGCACACCTGCTGTTGAAACTGGGAGATTCGACATTTGAAGTGCACCAGGTAGTCAATCGCTACCGCAACAGGCGATATCGAGACATTCTGCCAGAGCGGGCAGAATACTGGGGCGCGACTGATTTAGAGGCTGCTATTGAGGGACTGCTACGACGCTGGTACGGTCTACCGCTAGATTCACCTTTGGTAGGGGTAAATCTTGCTCAGGCAAACATACGCCGTTCGACTGGAGCTACCATCATGGCAATTGAACGCCACAAACACCTGCACCGCTATCCAACGGGAGAAATGACGTTAGCAGCGGGAGATCGCCTTCTAGTGGTAGGCAGTCTAGAAGCACATACCACATTTGAAAAACTGTTGAAGCCAGAACAATAA